GAACTCGGGCGCACTCAAGCTCATCACGGTTCACGTCCTGAATTCGTGCGTGTGGATTGCGGATGCCATGGCCTATCCTACGGGTCGTGTCCCGCCGAAAGTGAGCTCGACGGCTCCGCGAGGGGCACGCGACCAACCACCACGAACGGCACCGCCATTATCGTCCAGGCGACCATCACCACCTCGGTGACCTGCCCCCAGATGATGTACCAGCCGCTATGTTCGTCCAACGCAGCGGGGACCTGCCCCTTGAAACTAGACCGCGCAATGCTTCGAGGGCAGCGAGCTCCTCCAGGTGCACGGCCGCGAACCGGAGCTTCGCCTCCGTGCGGCTTCAGAGCGCTTTTGCCCGTTGCTCGTCCATGGACCTCAACGCTGACACTCAGCGGCCGACGCCGCCGCTCCGCTGACGCATCGGGTTAGATTGAGCAGGCATCACCTACCGCCCAACCCAATATCCGGGCCGGCGTCGCGCGTGCGCAACGGCCAGACCCTGGACGCGGCTCTCCACTTCGCGGAAGACAACGAAGAAGAGGGAAGCGGTGGAGAAGGTATCGACGCGTGTCGCCGAGGTAAGGTGGCCACCGGCGCGGCGCCTCCTCGATTCTCTCGATGGCCGAATCGGGCTCCGCCATGAACGCCTCGGCCACCTCGGCATTCCGAGCCTCGTACCACCCTCGGGCCGCACGTGCTTCCGCGATCGCTTCAGGATGAACCCAGGCGCTCGCGCCTGGCACTACTGGCCGAGGATCATGCGGCGAGCTTCAGGCCACGGTACTGGCGCAACCGCTCCCGAGTCCAATTCGCGGATTCGCTTGGCAATCTCCGCGGCCCAGGCAGCCTCCGCGCCCTCGTCGACGTCGTCCTCGAGACTCTCCAACAGGGAGGCTGCGAGCGCAGCCCGCGCCTCCGGCGACAACCTCAGCGCTTCCTCCAAGAGCTTTGCGGGATCTGGCTTCATGTACGGATTCTACTCCGTAGCCTCGTGCAGGCGCTACAATCTGACGAATCAGGCGATCAGCCGCGGCCGCAGGCCGCCGGCTGAAGCGGTTCCCATGTTCCCAGCCGCGTTGCGGCCGCAGCTTAGCTCGGACTTCCAAGTAACATCATCACGCGGGTGAACCGGCAGGGGGTGAGACGTCCGCGGTTTTGGTGAGGGTGTAGCCGAGTTCCTGGGCCCGGCGCATGAGCTGGGAGACGACACGGCTCTGGTAGCGGCGCTCGTAGTAATCC
This genomic window from Candidatus Rokuibacteriota bacterium contains:
- a CDS encoding addiction module protein, translated to MKPDPAKLLEEALRLSPEARAALAASLLESLEDDVDEGAEAAWAAEIAKRIRELDSGAVAPVPWPEARRMILGQ